Proteins encoded together in one Simkaniaceae bacterium window:
- a CDS encoding adenylosuccinate synthase, producing the protein MQTSIVAGLGWGDEGKGKIIDYLSSQFRHIVRAQGGHNAGHTVTVGENEYHFHLLPSGILQPDCRCYLGSGAVIYPPQLFKEIEGLDFEVGNERLRISAYAHVIMPYHMLLDEEREKARKESPLGTTKRGIGPCYVDQVDRIGIRVIDLLKPADLKESLDRVWDIKNRDFELYGIQHQLDKEKIYSEYVEYGKKLSPFVSFIEEELYMAANRNESILVEGAQGALLDLGYGTYPFVTSSRTVPSGMLVGSCVPITSIGSILGVVKAYQTRVGEGPFPTELGENEKSLFMSLKEAREYGTTTGRARRIGWFDAVLTRHAVYTSGATTLALMKLDILDGLDEIYVCTEYEIDGKRWHLPPASTYELARAKPIYIKIPGWKCSTKMATTWDSLPEKAKDYVGYLEKLLELKFEIISVGPERNQTLCTPVGQSIAKRSQK; encoded by the coding sequence ATGCAAACTTCAATTGTAGCCGGTCTTGGATGGGGTGATGAGGGGAAAGGGAAGATTATTGACTACCTCTCTTCCCAATTTAGGCATATTGTCCGCGCGCAAGGCGGTCATAATGCAGGGCATACTGTAACAGTAGGAGAAAATGAGTATCATTTTCATTTGCTCCCTTCCGGTATTTTGCAACCAGATTGTCGGTGTTATCTTGGCTCAGGGGCTGTGATTTATCCTCCTCAATTATTTAAGGAAATAGAGGGCCTCGATTTTGAGGTTGGTAATGAGCGCTTAAGAATATCCGCTTATGCCCATGTGATTATGCCGTATCATATGTTATTGGATGAAGAAAGGGAAAAGGCTCGAAAAGAAAGCCCTCTTGGAACAACGAAAAGAGGGATTGGACCCTGCTATGTTGACCAAGTAGATCGGATTGGAATTCGTGTGATTGATCTTTTAAAACCGGCGGATTTAAAAGAGAGTTTAGATAGAGTGTGGGATATAAAGAATCGAGATTTTGAGCTATATGGCATTCAACATCAACTGGATAAAGAAAAAATCTATAGTGAGTATGTCGAGTATGGAAAAAAGTTGAGTCCTTTTGTTAGCTTTATTGAAGAAGAGCTTTATATGGCAGCCAATCGCAATGAATCTATTTTAGTTGAAGGTGCTCAAGGGGCTCTTTTAGATTTGGGATATGGGACCTACCCCTTTGTCACTTCTTCTAGAACAGTTCCATCCGGGATGTTAGTAGGTTCTTGTGTCCCTATCACAAGCATTGGGTCAATACTGGGCGTTGTTAAGGCCTATCAAACCCGCGTGGGAGAGGGGCCGTTCCCCACAGAATTAGGAGAGAATGAAAAATCCCTGTTTATGTCTTTAAAGGAAGCAAGGGAGTATGGGACAACGACGGGGCGAGCACGCCGCATTGGGTGGTTTGATGCTGTGCTGACTCGGCATGCCGTTTATACAAGTGGTGCAACCACCCTAGCCCTAATGAAGCTCGATATTTTAGATGGTTTGGATGAAATTTATGTGTGTACCGAATACGAGATTGACGGGAAACGATGGCATTTGCCACCTGCTTCGACGTATGAACTGGCACGTGCCAAGCCTATCTATATCAAAATACCGGGTTGGAAGTGTTCGACAAAAATGGCGACAACATGGGATTCTCTACCTGAAAAAGCTAAAGATTATGTCGGTTATTTAGAAAAACTGTTAGAGTTAAAATTTGAAATTATATCTGTTGGGCCTGAAAGAAATCAAACTTTATGCACCCCTGTGGGTCAAAGCATCGCAAAGAGGTCACAGAAGTGA
- the secD gene encoding protein translocase subunit SecD: MEKNKRWQIALIAVVLLLTLYNILPTLFFYSRPLNQPIQKQQALAIANESAQRVNQLEVDAKNWVQSFAKLLKVKVKSIDTPSDAPQEMKVAFHTSNDAAIFKKYLPNAGQAIPFFPARLTLSQQDTDTDPKIVTLHRKIPIHFSSSPEGFQFAAMDTSADSIDSLYKKVTSDRLLQIADVVGGMSDNAQLLSLILQENQLARSDEFLMILSGNVLNYVKTLGENSPITKRFFASFTQGNFVDKSQAVQSLIGRLDALKEKMKLEKVALLDEEKNLQKTGEFLDGSKKQQLEILEEKEADLLKTTAVIRKHARIFASGITPLHPAEVEHMIDEAASQATMASETPLSVGKYNPLIEAIAIDWPHSKFNISFHPDVLALKESLSENPSKAKEKELVDQLIFNEIARISRETNEKLIPNKNQFQVSINSLTDAKSMLVLDLKEIAQKETGSIRDFLKKNWSPASSELSSSAFPIVSEKEYQQLSAIDKKFCLLVTSPLMQNKTSTFGFRNSSIYVIAKGLGQMLEKYNKEPSSDASQAFFASLNQLQASLNQLGFTGYPGTTYPLPAEYAHDYIFEAENYYLPILMATREEFNVYGTKRYATLEFTNLKQRILRTNTIETEEQEELLKWRDEYQASQVDPAKLARFEIPAPTKNPLFSNLALSARKYFRGDDRKILNWGLDLSGGKTVQVELRDHKGQQVTNEADINQGINELYNRVNKMGVSEVSIRREGSNITLDFPGSQGLSAKDLIKASSMSFHVINEKFSIRNPLLRDATNRFLLEVWNEAIVTNKKDVQSINEIAWNHLYGDPSDAEVANPRSESAKILYKNGLRLANPNRANRSSSFDDSTSMVACYRGDSILDWNQQNNPLLIVFNNYALEGADLDHIHAGFDPAEGNFLSFEVNSSRNSTGNEHINPRNELYNWTSIFSKEKVIGTSYEKFSSGEGWRMAVILNGQVISSPQLAQPLKTNGRITGSFTQREIAKLEADLKAGSLTFTPYILSEKNVSPELGIKERRSGIIATVIALSLVIAVMVVYYRFAGVIASVAVLLNLLIMWATLQNLQATITLATIAGIILTMGMAVDANVLIFERIREEFTQSGRIALAIQTGYKKAFSAILDSNITTIIAALILLNFDSGPIKGFALSLIIGIVSSMFTALFFTRCFFRIWVQKPEHKTLNMLNWIRGSHFNFLKFGKPAFVVVALIALIGAFSLTKEKSTILGMDFTGGYALTLEVKPSEQTNYRQIVEKAFEKHGLTSHDFSVRELTPSNQLRIFLAKNLERQGQPFAGLSYDIDPSQTEFAYQTNPKIVWIVNALQESGIALTEASIDQLDTNWTSISGQMSDSMRNNAIIGLGIALICILLYITFRFEFKFAMSATIALAIDVVVTLALIAILHLIGVPVQIDLNTIAALMTIIGYSLNDTIIVFDRIREDMKTKRKESLFEIINHSLNVTLSRTIMTSLTTFVVLIALIVFGGQTIFGFSLVMAIGVVVGTLSTLFIASLLLHSFQKKESSNSSRAILSMQ, from the coding sequence ATGGAAAAAAATAAACGTTGGCAAATTGCTCTCATCGCAGTTGTACTCCTTCTTACACTCTACAACATTCTCCCTACCCTATTTTTTTATTCAAGACCTCTGAATCAACCCATTCAAAAACAGCAGGCACTTGCTATTGCAAACGAATCAGCCCAGCGCGTTAACCAACTAGAAGTCGATGCAAAAAATTGGGTTCAATCTTTTGCTAAACTTTTAAAAGTGAAAGTCAAGTCAATCGATACCCCCTCCGATGCCCCGCAAGAAATGAAAGTCGCCTTTCATACCTCCAACGACGCTGCGATATTTAAAAAATATTTACCAAATGCAGGACAAGCGATTCCCTTCTTTCCCGCTCGACTGACCCTATCTCAACAAGACACCGACACTGACCCTAAAATTGTGACTTTGCACCGCAAAATCCCTATCCATTTTTCATCCTCTCCTGAAGGGTTTCAATTTGCAGCAATGGACACTTCAGCTGATTCTATTGATTCATTGTATAAAAAAGTAACATCAGATCGTTTATTACAGATCGCTGATGTAGTCGGTGGAATGAGCGACAATGCGCAGTTATTATCTTTGATTCTGCAAGAGAACCAATTAGCAAGATCTGATGAATTTTTAATGATCCTTTCCGGCAATGTCCTCAATTATGTGAAAACATTAGGAGAAAATTCACCTATTACTAAGCGCTTCTTTGCGAGCTTTACTCAGGGCAATTTTGTTGACAAATCTCAAGCAGTTCAATCCCTAATTGGCCGCTTAGATGCTCTAAAAGAAAAAATGAAGCTAGAAAAAGTTGCTCTACTTGACGAAGAAAAAAATCTTCAAAAGACAGGCGAATTCTTAGATGGATCCAAAAAGCAACAGCTTGAGATCCTCGAAGAAAAAGAAGCTGATCTTCTTAAAACAACAGCCGTTATTCGCAAACATGCCCGCATTTTTGCTTCCGGAATCACACCTCTTCACCCTGCAGAAGTCGAACACATGATTGATGAGGCTGCATCACAAGCGACTATGGCTTCCGAAACACCCTTGTCTGTTGGAAAATATAACCCTCTGATTGAAGCGATCGCTATTGACTGGCCTCATTCCAAGTTCAATATCTCATTCCATCCTGATGTTTTGGCCTTGAAGGAATCTCTTTCTGAAAATCCATCTAAAGCAAAAGAAAAAGAACTTGTCGATCAATTGATTTTTAATGAAATTGCCCGCATTTCTAGAGAGACAAATGAAAAACTCATCCCTAATAAAAATCAATTTCAAGTGAGCATCAATTCTCTAACTGACGCAAAAAGCATGCTCGTTCTCGATTTAAAAGAGATCGCGCAAAAAGAAACCGGAAGCATTAGAGACTTTTTGAAGAAAAATTGGAGCCCTGCATCATCTGAACTCTCAAGTAGTGCATTTCCAATCGTTAGCGAAAAGGAATACCAACAGCTTTCTGCGATCGATAAAAAGTTTTGCCTCCTAGTCACCTCTCCTTTGATGCAAAACAAAACAAGTACATTTGGGTTCAGAAATAGCTCGATCTATGTCATTGCAAAAGGGCTAGGTCAAATGTTAGAAAAATATAATAAAGAACCAAGTAGCGATGCTTCTCAAGCTTTCTTTGCTTCCTTAAACCAACTCCAAGCCAGCTTAAATCAACTTGGATTCACCGGCTATCCGGGAACTACATACCCCCTTCCGGCTGAATACGCACATGATTATATTTTTGAAGCGGAAAATTATTATCTTCCAATCCTTATGGCAACACGCGAAGAGTTTAATGTATATGGGACAAAGCGCTACGCCACACTCGAGTTCACAAATCTCAAACAGCGTATTCTAAGAACAAATACTATCGAAACGGAAGAGCAAGAAGAATTGTTGAAATGGAGAGATGAATATCAGGCATCTCAAGTTGATCCGGCAAAACTTGCCCGATTTGAAATTCCCGCACCGACAAAAAACCCTCTTTTCTCAAACCTCGCCTTAAGTGCCCGCAAGTACTTTAGAGGCGATGATCGGAAAATCCTCAACTGGGGGCTTGACCTTTCAGGGGGAAAGACCGTCCAAGTCGAACTAAGAGATCATAAGGGGCAACAAGTGACAAATGAGGCTGACATTAATCAAGGTATTAATGAGCTTTATAACCGTGTCAATAAAATGGGAGTCTCTGAGGTCTCTATCCGAAGAGAAGGCTCAAATATTACACTTGACTTCCCCGGCTCTCAAGGACTGTCGGCTAAAGACTTAATTAAAGCCTCATCGATGTCATTTCATGTGATCAATGAGAAATTCTCAATCCGCAACCCACTTCTCAGAGATGCAACAAATCGCTTCTTACTCGAAGTGTGGAATGAAGCCATTGTCACAAACAAAAAAGATGTTCAAAGTATTAATGAAATTGCTTGGAATCATCTATATGGCGATCCATCAGATGCAGAAGTAGCAAATCCTCGAAGCGAGTCTGCAAAAATCCTATATAAAAATGGGCTTAGACTCGCTAATCCCAATCGGGCAAATCGCTCCTCCTCATTTGACGATTCAACCTCAATGGTGGCTTGCTACCGCGGAGATAGCATACTCGACTGGAATCAGCAAAATAACCCTCTCCTCATTGTCTTCAACAATTATGCTTTAGAAGGAGCTGATTTAGATCATATCCACGCCGGATTTGATCCTGCAGAGGGTAACTTCCTCTCCTTTGAAGTGAACAGCAGTAGAAATTCAACGGGTAATGAACATATCAACCCCCGCAATGAGCTCTATAATTGGACAAGTATCTTTTCAAAAGAAAAAGTCATCGGAACCAGTTATGAAAAGTTTTCAAGTGGAGAAGGCTGGAGAATGGCTGTAATACTCAACGGCCAAGTCATTAGCTCACCACAGCTTGCTCAACCCCTTAAGACAAATGGTCGCATTACGGGCAGCTTCACCCAAAGGGAGATTGCAAAATTAGAAGCGGATCTCAAAGCCGGTTCATTGACATTTACCCCCTACATTCTTTCTGAGAAAAATGTCAGTCCGGAACTCGGCATCAAAGAGCGTCGCAGCGGCATCATTGCAACGGTTATTGCACTCTCACTCGTCATCGCCGTTATGGTAGTCTACTATCGTTTCGCCGGAGTGATCGCCTCTGTAGCCGTTCTACTGAATTTATTGATTATGTGGGCAACCCTGCAAAACTTACAAGCTACCATCACATTGGCTACAATTGCGGGTATTATTTTGACCATGGGGATGGCAGTTGATGCAAATGTCCTCATATTTGAGAGAATCAGAGAAGAGTTTACTCAATCAGGTCGCATCGCCCTTGCTATTCAAACCGGTTATAAAAAGGCCTTTTCAGCCATTTTAGATTCAAATATTACAACAATTATTGCTGCCCTCATCCTACTCAACTTCGATTCGGGACCTATTAAGGGATTTGCTCTATCGCTTATTATAGGAATCGTATCATCAATGTTTACTGCCCTCTTTTTTACCCGCTGTTTTTTCCGCATTTGGGTTCAAAAACCGGAGCATAAAACACTAAACATGCTGAATTGGATTAGAGGTTCTCATTTTAATTTCTTAAAATTTGGAAAACCTGCTTTTGTCGTTGTTGCTTTAATCGCTTTGATTGGCGCTTTTTCTTTGACTAAAGAAAAATCAACTATTCTTGGCATGGATTTCACCGGGGGATATGCCTTAACTCTTGAAGTGAAACCAAGCGAACAGACAAATTACCGTCAAATTGTTGAAAAAGCTTTTGAAAAACACGGATTAACTTCTCATGACTTTTCCGTTAGAGAATTAACCCCGTCAAATCAATTGCGTATCTTTTTAGCAAAAAACTTAGAAAGGCAGGGACAGCCCTTTGCAGGTCTATCTTATGATATTGATCCTAGTCAAACAGAGTTTGCGTATCAAACGAATCCTAAAATTGTTTGGATTGTCAATGCTCTTCAGGAAAGTGGCATTGCCCTAACTGAGGCATCTATTGATCAATTAGATACAAATTGGACAAGCATTAGCGGTCAAATGTCTGATAGCATGCGCAATAATGCAATCATCGGCCTAGGAATCGCACTTATTTGCATCCTACTCTATATTACCTTCAGATTTGAATTTAAGTTTGCAATGAGCGCTACAATCGCTCTTGCCATAGATGTTGTTGTTACTTTAGCCCTCATTGCTATATTGCACCTCATCGGCGTGCCTGTTCAAATTGATCTTAATACGATTGCAGCACTGATGACAATTATTGGTTATTCTCTCAACGATACAATCATTGTCTTCGATCGCATCCGTGAAGATATGAAAACTAAACGGAAAGAGTCCCTCTTTGAAATTATTAACCATTCACTTAATGTCACTCTAAGCAGAACTATTATGACATCTCTAACCACATTTGTCGTCTTGATTGCTTTGATTGTATTTGGCGGACAAACAATTTTTGGATTCTCGCTTGTGATGGCAATTGGAGTTGTTGTTGGAACACTATCGACCCTCTTTATTGCATCTCTCCTATTGCATTCGTTCCAAAAAAAAGAGTCCTCAAATAGCTCAAGAGCTATTTTAAGTATGCAATAA
- the recJ gene encoding single-stranded-DNA-specific exonuclease RecJ, which yields MARYDSSIYTPIWIDPVQNKALCQTFIEEFHIHPVTAQVLVSRGFETTKKLHDFLYAKLPNLYDPDLFPQMQLAIDRIYKAHQDQEHILIYGDNDVDGITGTTLLTDLFRDLGIHVHFFVANRNSLTSSGFLDALQFGLENRCKLMITVDCGTTAIKDLKEIVDQGIDVIITDHHEPSDHLPEVSAILNPKILNCSYPNREITGVGVAFKLAHGYLKFLISKKQIKSDQIDLKKYLDLVALGTIADMGGLLDENRIFVRYGLIQLHRTNRIGLVKLIKVSGLKPYDITITDIASKLAPRLNSLGRIADPIKGVELLLTQDSYQAEKLAKELDLKNLERQRIEKKDSEEVELLISSFPEILTQKAIVLFSHNWHPGIIPIIAARLAKQYNRPTAIITIEEGVGKGSIRTIPEFPVLPILKKRPDLLSNFGGHDYAAGFMIREENINAFKKHFIESANEALKEQDVVPKLYLDAQANFSDLTFDFLESLGLLEPFGNENPAPILYCMTKQVWPPKIIGRTHLKLYLEQGGRFLEGIAFGFAHRKGMLTKKNLKLKIAFTPTINNYLNKSSIQLQIRDFKIENDLP from the coding sequence ATGGCAAGATATGATTCTTCGATATATACCCCTATTTGGATAGATCCGGTCCAAAACAAGGCTCTATGCCAAACTTTTATCGAAGAATTTCATATTCATCCGGTGACAGCTCAAGTTTTGGTTTCAAGGGGCTTTGAAACAACAAAAAAATTACATGATTTTTTGTATGCAAAGCTCCCCAACTTGTATGACCCTGATTTATTTCCCCAAATGCAGCTCGCAATTGACCGCATCTATAAGGCACATCAAGATCAAGAACACATCTTGATTTATGGCGATAATGATGTCGATGGGATCACCGGAACAACCTTACTAACCGATTTGTTTCGAGACCTTGGCATTCATGTCCATTTCTTTGTGGCAAACCGCAATAGCTTAACGTCAAGCGGTTTTTTGGACGCGCTCCAATTTGGACTTGAAAATCGATGTAAACTAATGATCACTGTCGATTGCGGAACAACCGCAATTAAGGATCTTAAGGAAATTGTCGATCAAGGCATTGATGTTATTATTACTGACCATCATGAACCCTCCGATCATTTACCCGAAGTATCAGCTATACTTAACCCTAAAATTCTCAATTGCTCCTACCCCAATAGGGAAATTACCGGAGTAGGCGTTGCCTTCAAGCTTGCCCATGGTTATTTAAAATTTTTGATCTCAAAAAAACAGATTAAATCCGACCAAATTGATTTAAAAAAATATCTCGATTTAGTTGCATTGGGAACGATCGCAGATATGGGTGGGCTATTAGATGAAAACAGAATATTTGTTCGTTACGGACTCATCCAACTCCATCGCACAAATCGCATTGGTCTTGTAAAACTCATTAAAGTCAGCGGTCTCAAGCCCTACGATATAACCATTACTGATATTGCATCTAAACTAGCCCCTCGGCTGAATAGCCTTGGTCGTATTGCTGACCCAATTAAAGGCGTTGAGCTTTTATTGACCCAAGACTCCTACCAAGCAGAAAAGCTGGCTAAAGAACTTGATCTGAAAAATTTGGAGCGTCAGCGCATTGAAAAGAAAGATTCTGAGGAAGTGGAACTGCTTATTTCTTCTTTCCCGGAAATTCTCACTCAAAAAGCCATCGTCTTATTCTCCCATAATTGGCATCCCGGCATTATCCCAATCATTGCAGCACGTCTTGCTAAACAATATAACCGACCCACAGCAATTATCACTATTGAAGAAGGTGTTGGCAAAGGATCAATCCGCACAATCCCCGAATTCCCGGTTTTGCCTATCCTAAAGAAAAGACCCGATCTTCTCTCGAATTTTGGAGGGCATGATTATGCCGCAGGCTTTATGATTAGAGAAGAAAATATCAATGCTTTTAAGAAACATTTTATCGAATCAGCCAATGAAGCTCTTAAAGAACAAGATGTCGTTCCAAAGCTATATTTAGATGCCCAAGCTAATTTTTCAGACTTAACTTTCGATTTTCTAGAGTCACTTGGCCTCTTAGAACCATTTGGAAATGAAAATCCAGCTCCTATTCTATATTGCATGACTAAACAAGTATGGCCACCAAAAATTATTGGACGTACTCATTTAAAACTGTATTTAGAACAAGGAGGACGGTTTTTAGAAGGGATTGCATTTGGATTTGCTCACCGAAAAGGAATGCTTACAAAAAAGAATCTCAAATTAAAGATCGCTTTCACTCCAACAATCAACAATTATCTCAATAAATCAAGTATTCAGTTGCAAATTCGAGATTTCAAAATTGAAAATGACCTGCCTTAA
- a CDS encoding helix-turn-helix domain-containing protein has translation MADIQQDDYRTEAIICESDDPKVVSITEAARINGVTRQAIYVAIKQNKLKATKETTRWTIHLDDLENYRNQKYSRAKSTYNGELLYDNSRGFFSVNQVAKMLGVPAQKIYYATRIGLLKASRRGAAWVVQSEDLKSYKENYLDAQKASAEQRFQAM, from the coding sequence ATGGCTGATATACAACAAGATGATTATCGCACAGAAGCAATTATCTGTGAATCGGATGATCCTAAAGTGGTTTCAATCACAGAGGCGGCTCGAATTAATGGGGTGACCCGTCAGGCAATCTATGTGGCAATTAAGCAAAATAAGCTAAAAGCTACAAAAGAAACAACTCGCTGGACAATCCACTTAGATGATCTCGAGAATTACAGAAATCAGAAGTATTCAAGAGCAAAATCAACATATAATGGTGAGTTGCTTTATGATAATTCACGTGGGTTTTTCTCTGTAAATCAGGTTGCAAAAATGCTCGGAGTTCCGGCTCAAAAGATTTATTATGCGACGCGCATTGGTCTTTTAAAGGCTTCTCGCAGAGGTGCAGCATGGGTGGTTCAATCTGAGGATCTGAAATCATACAAAGAGAATTATCTAGATGCTCAGAAAGCTTCTGCTGAACAGCGCTTTCAAGCAATGTAA
- a CDS encoding PDZ domain-containing protein, whose protein sequence is MKYLTHLLLTTLFFVFLQPIEAKAPALTPPIVKQKINDFLQAHIVHKELTCDLVKKTMQNYLLELDPSKTYFIEAEIQNWIEPDDTLGLVVKNHIDKNDFSHFKEIYETLIVAIERRSVIESKISSMELPKDVKISEFSDLLWAKTEEELTNRILRIRGLQAEAAERINHESKDLLIKRLEKNRLTSEAELLGINASEREKTVLSFVLKSIASALDSHTAYFTPSEANQFIIQVQQKLYGIGAGLRDDLNGLTVVSLVEGGPADLSKLLKVGDRVIAVNGNPIIGLNISDAVELIRGPEGTLVTLTVMRDYEIEEEETTTKKIDIDILRQEVVLSESRYKTQIEPFGNGVIANIHLFSFYQDATTSSAADLKKQIEDIRKQHNLLGIILDLRSNGGGLLTQAVDVAGLFINRGIVASIKDSVGNVQHLRNFENKKTWDGPLLILTNRASASAAEIVAQSLQDYGRALVIGDDFTYGKGTYQTFTLEANHSGKINPEGEFKVTRGMYFTVSGRSPQFTGLKTNIEIPGPFSQIDFGERFTKNAIQNDSIPANFHDDLSDIHPIHRYRMKSIYAKDLEQQNDSLLHFIPKLQENVEHRISLNPNYVAFLEDMKKDSDDLPRDSTKKYGKNDLQLEESFNVMKDLILLLNAQNFSQSTPSQPKKAA, encoded by the coding sequence ATGAAATATCTAACTCATTTATTATTAACGACTTTATTTTTTGTCTTTCTGCAACCAATTGAGGCTAAGGCTCCTGCATTAACCCCCCCTATTGTTAAACAAAAAATCAATGACTTTTTGCAAGCTCATATTGTCCATAAGGAACTGACCTGCGATCTCGTAAAAAAAACCATGCAAAACTACCTTTTAGAACTCGACCCCTCTAAAACCTATTTTATTGAGGCTGAAATTCAAAATTGGATTGAACCGGATGATACCTTAGGCCTAGTCGTTAAAAATCACATCGATAAAAATGATTTTTCTCATTTCAAAGAGATTTATGAAACTTTGATTGTAGCTATAGAACGTCGCAGTGTGATTGAATCGAAAATCAGTTCGATGGAACTTCCCAAAGATGTTAAAATTTCTGAATTTTCCGATTTGTTATGGGCCAAAACCGAAGAAGAATTAACAAACCGAATCTTGCGCATTAGGGGATTACAAGCAGAAGCTGCAGAACGCATCAACCATGAGAGCAAAGACTTATTAATCAAACGATTAGAAAAAAACCGATTAACGAGCGAAGCGGAGCTCCTAGGAATAAATGCGTCTGAAAGAGAGAAAACCGTGCTTTCATTTGTGCTGAAATCAATTGCATCAGCTCTAGATTCTCATACGGCATATTTTACTCCTTCAGAAGCTAACCAATTTATTATCCAAGTTCAACAAAAACTTTATGGAATCGGAGCAGGATTGCGAGACGACCTCAATGGACTGACAGTTGTAAGCTTAGTCGAAGGTGGTCCTGCAGATCTTTCTAAACTTTTGAAAGTCGGAGATCGAGTCATTGCAGTCAATGGCAATCCTATCATTGGTCTGAATATTAGTGATGCAGTTGAATTGATCCGCGGACCTGAAGGAACTTTGGTCACTTTAACAGTGATGAGAGACTATGAAATCGAAGAAGAGGAAACAACAACAAAAAAAATCGATATTGATATCTTACGGCAAGAAGTTGTTCTCAGTGAATCCCGTTATAAAACCCAAATCGAACCTTTTGGGAATGGCGTTATCGCAAATATTCACCTTTTTTCATTTTATCAGGATGCTACAACGTCTTCAGCAGCAGATCTTAAAAAGCAAATTGAAGACATTAGAAAACAACACAACTTGCTTGGAATTATCTTAGATCTTCGAAGTAACGGAGGGGGTCTACTCACTCAAGCTGTAGATGTGGCAGGACTATTTATTAACAGAGGCATTGTGGCATCTATTAAAGACTCTGTCGGGAATGTTCAACATTTACGCAATTTTGAAAATAAAAAAACATGGGATGGCCCCTTACTTATTTTAACAAATAGAGCAAGCGCTTCTGCTGCCGAAATCGTCGCCCAATCTCTACAAGATTATGGACGTGCCTTAGTTATCGGTGATGATTTCACCTACGGGAAAGGAACTTATCAAACATTTACTCTCGAAGCGAATCATTCGGGAAAAATCAATCCCGAAGGGGAATTTAAAGTGACAAGGGGCATGTATTTTACCGTTTCCGGCAGAAGCCCCCAGTTCACCGGTTTAAAAACCAATATAGAAATTCCCGGGCCCTTCTCTCAAATTGATTTTGGAGAGCGATTCACAAAAAATGCGATTCAAAATGATTCCATTCCGGCGAATTTTCATGACGATCTATCCGATATCCACCCCATCCATCGCTACAGAATGAAGTCAATCTATGCAAAGGATCTGGAACAACAAAATGATTCCCTTCTCCATTTTATCCCTAAGTTACAAGAGAATGTCGAACATCGGATCTCACTTAATCCCAATTATGTTGCTTTTCTAGAAGACATGAAAAAAGATTCTGATGATCTCCCTAGGGATTCGACAAAAAAATATGGTAAAAATGATTTGCAGTTGGAAGAGAGCTTTAATGTAATGAAAGATTTAATTTTACTTCTCAATGCACAAAACTTTTCACAATCGACCCCATCTCAGCCAAAAAAAGCCGCTTAA